The following coding sequences are from one Pocillopora verrucosa isolate sample1 chromosome 5, ASM3666991v2, whole genome shotgun sequence window:
- the LOC131784494 gene encoding sialin-like, producing the protein MDDRPPLLKQDTSRFRLNLKCYFPCRYVLAILSFSGFCVSNAMRASLSVALVAMVNSSYSNVKAVTANNPECRRNTSEEPSKESGMFNWDQEMQGLILSSTYYGYIFTQLPGSLLVKRVGPKYLFGVPMFITSVFTILTPAAAHHSVEMLILVRILQGLVMGVTFPAMHAMWSSWAPPLERSKLCALAYSGIPFGGFLGMYLSGLLCASDLWGGWPSTFYIFGSVALVWFVTWMIFAHDKPIHHPWISTEEREYILSSLGAKQEKKVRPKILWRQLLTSLPVWAIITAHFCFNWVNFTCISLLPSYFREALNLAISKTGFVSGLPYLLHTIVGVGGGQLADWLRNRGILTTGQTRKVSLTAGFLIPASLIVSTSYVTCDQPTLAVVLCSLATGISALSSISIFANILDIANRYSEHVMAISNLAATIPGIVAPYLVGIITNNQPTTIQWQKVFFINAGIFVLGWITYIFLGSGKPQPWNTPFEDLVVPVAIPREPRKPVITNILTKSETGFQYSPFPHHESEIFTDNK; encoded by the exons ATGGATGACAGACCGCCATTACTGAAGCAAGACACCTCAAGATTTCGTTTGaacttaaaatgttattttccatgTCGTTACGTACTGGCGATCCTATCCTTCTCCGGTTTCTGTGTTTCGAACGCTATGAGAGCGAGCTTGAGTGTGGCTTTAGTGGCGATGGTTAATTCAAGTTATTCCAATGTCAAGGCGGTTACGGCGAATAATCCCGAGTGTCGAAGAAACACATCAGAAGAGCCTTCGAAAGAG AGCGGAATGTTTAACTGGGATCAAGAAATGCAAG GACTCATCTTGAGCTCAACTTATTATGGTTACATTTTCACACAACTGCCAGGCAGTTTGTTGGTAAAAAGAGTGGGTCCCAAGTATTTGTTTGGTGTCCCTATGTTCATTACATCAGTGTTCACGATACTTACACCTGCTGCGGCACATCACAGTGTTGAAATGCTCATTCTGGTCAGAATTCTACAAGGACTTGTCATG GGTGTGACGTTCCCAGCCATGCATGCCATGTGGAGTAGCTGGGCTCCCCCTCTAGAGAGAAGCAAGCTTTGCGCCTTGGCTTACTCAG GAATTCCATTTGGTGGGTTTCTTGGTATGTATTTGTCTGGTTTGCTGTGTGCCTCTGATCTCTGGGGAGGATGGCCGTCAACATTTTATATTTTCG GCTCTGTAGCTCTTGTTTGGTTTGTTACTTGGATGATATTCGCTCATGACAAACCAATACATCACCCTTGGATATCAACGGAAGAAAGAGAGTACATCTTGTCAAGTCTAGGCGCTAAACAAGAAAAGAAGGTA CGACCGAAAATTCTCTGGCGGCAGCTTTTAACATCATTACCTGTATGGGCCATAATAACCGcacatttttgtttcaactgGGTGAATTTCACTTGTATTTCTTTACTGCCTTCTTACTTCAGAGAAGCCCTCAATTTAGCCATTTCTAAG ACTGGTTTCGTGTCCGGTCTTCCATATTTACTGCATACCATAGTTGGTGTCGGAGGTGGGCAACTGGCGGACTGGCTTCGTAACAGAGGAATATTAACTACAGGACAAACGAGAAAAGTGTCTTTGACTGCTG GCTTCCTCATTCCTGCAAGTCTCATTGTGTCAACAAGTTATGTAACCTGCGACCAACCGACTCTTGCTGTTGTCCTATGTTCTCTGGCTACGGGAATATCAGCCCTTTCCTCAATTTCTATTTTTGCCAATATCTTGGACATAGCCAATAGATATTCAGAACATGTTATGGCAATCTCCAACTTGGCAGCCACAATTCCTGGGATAGTTGCACCGTATTTGGTTGGGATCATAACAAACAATCAG CCAACAACTATTCAGTGGCAGAAAGTATTCTTTATCAATGCAGGAATTTTCGTTCTCGGCTGGATTACTTATATCTTTCTCGGAAGTGGAAAACCGCAACCATGGAACACTCCATTTGAGGACCTAGTGGTGCCGGTTGCTATTCCCAGGGAACCCAGGAAACCAGTCATTACGAATATTCTAACCAAGAGTGAGACAGGATTTCAGTATTCACCCTTTCCTCACCATGAGAGCGAGATTTTCACCGACAacaaatga